The following proteins are encoded in a genomic region of Nicotiana sylvestris chromosome 4, ASM39365v2, whole genome shotgun sequence:
- the LOC104248668 gene encoding protein SHORT HYPOCOTYL IN WHITE LIGHT 1 isoform X1 — protein MAGAAVILPISLPFPVKLSLTTSPSSLSPICHSLPLPLLLRRNPKLTICHAKFGGSFGEAAERMYRMNFEGDELVEEEDEEDSDEEEETESSLDLLMRLVGNMFKKVSKRARKATRSILPDVIPPQLVSFAVDGVLILASLSILKAFLEVICTLGGAVFVAILLLRVLWSAVSYFQSTSSGFNDGGSSYGSTQPAA, from the exons ATGGCGGGAGCTGCCGTCATACTCCCAATATCACTACCATTTCCCGTCAAATTATCATTAACAACTTCACCATCTTCTCTTTCTCCAATTTGTCACTCATTACCTCTCCCCTTACTTCTTCGCAGAAACCCTAAATTGACCATTTGCCATGCCAAG TTTGGTGGATCGTTTGGAGAAGCAGCAGAGAGGATGTACCGAATGAATTTTGAAGGAGATGAATTGGTAGAGGAAGAGGATGAAGAAGATAGCGATGAGGAAGAGGAGACAGAGAGCAGTTTGGATTTGCTAATGAGGTTAGTGGGGAACATGTTCAAGAAGGTTTCAAAGCGTGCTAGGAAAGCTACCCGTTCTATACTGCCGGACGTCATTCCTCCACAGCTT GTTTCTTTTGCGGTTGATGGAGTTCTAATTTTGGCTTCACTCTCCATCTTGAAGGCATTTCTTGAG GTGATCTGCACACTTGGTGGTGCTGTCTTTGTAGCAATTTTGTTGTTACGTGTGCTCTGGTCGGCTGTTTCCTACTTTCAGTCTACTAGCTCAGGTTTTAACGATGGTGGGAGTTCATATGGCAGTACACAACCCGCAGCATGA
- the LOC104248668 gene encoding protein SHORT HYPOCOTYL IN WHITE LIGHT 1 isoform X2, which translates to MAGAAVILPISLPFPVKLSLTTSPSSLSPICHSLPLPLLLRRNPKLTICHAKFGGSFGEAAERMYRMNFEGDELVEEEDEEDSDEEEETESSLDLLMRLVGNMFKKVSKRARKATRSILPDVIPPQLVICTLGGAVFVAILLLRVLWSAVSYFQSTSSGFNDGGSSYGSTQPAA; encoded by the exons ATGGCGGGAGCTGCCGTCATACTCCCAATATCACTACCATTTCCCGTCAAATTATCATTAACAACTTCACCATCTTCTCTTTCTCCAATTTGTCACTCATTACCTCTCCCCTTACTTCTTCGCAGAAACCCTAAATTGACCATTTGCCATGCCAAG TTTGGTGGATCGTTTGGAGAAGCAGCAGAGAGGATGTACCGAATGAATTTTGAAGGAGATGAATTGGTAGAGGAAGAGGATGAAGAAGATAGCGATGAGGAAGAGGAGACAGAGAGCAGTTTGGATTTGCTAATGAGGTTAGTGGGGAACATGTTCAAGAAGGTTTCAAAGCGTGCTAGGAAAGCTACCCGTTCTATACTGCCGGACGTCATTCCTCCACAGCTT GTGATCTGCACACTTGGTGGTGCTGTCTTTGTAGCAATTTTGTTGTTACGTGTGCTCTGGTCGGCTGTTTCCTACTTTCAGTCTACTAGCTCAGGTTTTAACGATGGTGGGAGTTCATATGGCAGTACACAACCCGCAGCATGA
- the LOC104225844 gene encoding transcription factor BHLH094 isoform X2 — translation MDPMMNEARAFQAAAPNPPFNLAEIWPFPINAGAAMPYANGDHHFPINDPMLLDHRTNHRSGSARKRREDDESAKGVSTSGNGLATGSNENHESGGDGEGNSGKSADQPAKSAEPPKDYIHVRARRGQATDSHSLAERARREKISERMKILQDLVPGCNKVIGKALVLDEIINYVQSLQRQVEFLSMKLEAVNTRVPPNIEGFPTKDLGQQTFEANAMAFGSQGTREYAGGTSPDWLHMQIGGGFERA, via the exons ATGGATCCAATGATGAATGAAGCTAGAGCATTTCAAGCTGCCGCCCCTAATCCGCCCTTTAATTTGGCCGAGATCTGGCCCTTTCCGATCAATGCTGGCGCCGCCATGCCGTATGCCAATGGAGATCACCATTTTCCGATCAATGATCCCATGCTTCTCGACCACAGAACAAATCACCGAAGCGGTTCAGCTAGGAAACGACGTGAGGATGACGAATCTGCTAAAGGAGTTTCAACTAGTGGCAATGGCTTG GCCACAGGATCAAATGAGAACCATGAATCCGGAGGTGATGGGGAAGGGAATTCAGGAAAATCTGCAGACCAACCTGCAAAGTCAGCTGAACCACCTAAAGATTACATTCATGTGCGAGCAAGGAGAGGTCAAGCTACCGATAGTCACAGCCTAGCAGAAAGA GCCAGGAGAGAAAAGATCAGTGAAAGGATGAAAATCCTACAAGACTTGGTCCCTGGTTGTAACAAG GTAATTGGAAAAGCTCTCGTCCTTGATGAGATAATCAATTATGTCCAATCACTACAACGCCAGGTTGAG TTCCTATCAATGAAGCTTGAAGCAGTTAATACAAGAGTACCCCCAAACATCGAAGGATTTCCTACTAAAGAT CTCGGGCAGCAAACATTCGAGGCAAATGCCATGGCATTTGGTTCACAAGGTACGAGGGAATATGCTGGGGGTACATCACCAGATTGGTTGCATATGCAGATTGGCGGTGGATTTGAAAGAGCATAA
- the LOC104225844 gene encoding transcription factor BPE isoform X3, translating to MDPMMNEARAFQAAAPNPPFNLAEIWPFPINAGAAMPYANGDHHFPINDPMLLDHRTNHRSGSARKRREDDESAKGVSTSGNGLSESDSKRLKATGSNENHESGGDGEGNSGKSADQPAKSAEPPKDYIHVRARRGQATDSHSLAERARREKISERMKILQDLVPGCNKVIGKALVLDEIINYVQSLQRQVEFLSMKLEAVNTRVPPNIEGFPTKDHSLKIQDCNACV from the exons ATGGATCCAATGATGAATGAAGCTAGAGCATTTCAAGCTGCCGCCCCTAATCCGCCCTTTAATTTGGCCGAGATCTGGCCCTTTCCGATCAATGCTGGCGCCGCCATGCCGTATGCCAATGGAGATCACCATTTTCCGATCAATGATCCCATGCTTCTCGACCACAGAACAAATCACCGAAGCGGTTCAGCTAGGAAACGACGTGAGGATGACGAATCTGCTAAAGGAGTTTCAACTAGTGGCAATGGCTTG AGTGAATCTGATAGTAAGCGTTTGAAGGCCACAGGATCAAATGAGAACCATGAATCCGGAGGTGATGGGGAAGGGAATTCAGGAAAATCTGCAGACCAACCTGCAAAGTCAGCTGAACCACCTAAAGATTACATTCATGTGCGAGCAAGGAGAGGTCAAGCTACCGATAGTCACAGCCTAGCAGAAAGA GCCAGGAGAGAAAAGATCAGTGAAAGGATGAAAATCCTACAAGACTTGGTCCCTGGTTGTAACAAG GTAATTGGAAAAGCTCTCGTCCTTGATGAGATAATCAATTATGTCCAATCACTACAACGCCAGGTTGAG TTCCTATCAATGAAGCTTGAAGCAGTTAATACAAGAGTACCCCCAAACATCGAAGGATTTCCTACTAAAGAT CATAGTTTGAAGATACAAGATTGCAATGCGTGTGTATAA
- the LOC104225844 gene encoding transcription factor BHLH094 isoform X1: MDPMMNEARAFQAAAPNPPFNLAEIWPFPINAGAAMPYANGDHHFPINDPMLLDHRTNHRSGSARKRREDDESAKGVSTSGNGLSESDSKRLKATGSNENHESGGDGEGNSGKSADQPAKSAEPPKDYIHVRARRGQATDSHSLAERARREKISERMKILQDLVPGCNKVIGKALVLDEIINYVQSLQRQVEFLSMKLEAVNTRVPPNIEGFPTKDLGQQTFEANAMAFGSQGTREYAGGTSPDWLHMQIGGGFERA; the protein is encoded by the exons ATGGATCCAATGATGAATGAAGCTAGAGCATTTCAAGCTGCCGCCCCTAATCCGCCCTTTAATTTGGCCGAGATCTGGCCCTTTCCGATCAATGCTGGCGCCGCCATGCCGTATGCCAATGGAGATCACCATTTTCCGATCAATGATCCCATGCTTCTCGACCACAGAACAAATCACCGAAGCGGTTCAGCTAGGAAACGACGTGAGGATGACGAATCTGCTAAAGGAGTTTCAACTAGTGGCAATGGCTTG AGTGAATCTGATAGTAAGCGTTTGAAGGCCACAGGATCAAATGAGAACCATGAATCCGGAGGTGATGGGGAAGGGAATTCAGGAAAATCTGCAGACCAACCTGCAAAGTCAGCTGAACCACCTAAAGATTACATTCATGTGCGAGCAAGGAGAGGTCAAGCTACCGATAGTCACAGCCTAGCAGAAAGA GCCAGGAGAGAAAAGATCAGTGAAAGGATGAAAATCCTACAAGACTTGGTCCCTGGTTGTAACAAG GTAATTGGAAAAGCTCTCGTCCTTGATGAGATAATCAATTATGTCCAATCACTACAACGCCAGGTTGAG TTCCTATCAATGAAGCTTGAAGCAGTTAATACAAGAGTACCCCCAAACATCGAAGGATTTCCTACTAAAGAT CTCGGGCAGCAAACATTCGAGGCAAATGCCATGGCATTTGGTTCACAAGGTACGAGGGAATATGCTGGGGGTACATCACCAGATTGGTTGCATATGCAGATTGGCGGTGGATTTGAAAGAGCATAA